The following nucleotide sequence is from Bombina bombina isolate aBomBom1 chromosome 11, aBomBom1.pri, whole genome shotgun sequence.
ggctgaagagatccatcatccggctgaagaggtctatcatccggctgaagaggtccatcatcgggctgaagagatcaatcatccggctgaagaggtccatcatccggctgaagaggtccatcatcgtgctgaagagatccatcatccggctgaagaggtccatcatcgggctgaagtcttctatcaagcggcatcttcaatcttctttcttccggatccatcttcatcccgccgacgcggaacatccatcctggccgacgacttcccgacgaatgatggttcctttaaatgacgtcatccaagatggcgtcccttgaattccgattggctgataggattctattagccaatcggaattaaggtaggaaaattctgattggctaatggaatcagccaatcagattcaagttcaatccgattggctgatccaatcagccaatcagattgagctcacattctattggctgatcagaacagccaatagaatgcaagctcaatctgattggctgattcctaccttaattccaaagattgaagatgccacttgatagaagacttcagccggatgatggatctcttcagcccgatgatggacctcttcagccggatgatggatctcttcagcccgatgatggacctcttcagcccgatgatggacctcttcagcccgatgatggacctcttcagccggatgatggatctcttcagcccccgcttgggcttggatgaagacttcggagcttcctatggacggatcggtgatacccggcgtggtgaagacaaggtaaggagatcttcaggggcttagtgttaggtttatttaaggggggtttgggttagattaggggtatgtgggtggtttaattgtaacttaggttagtatttattttacaggtaattttgtaattatttgaactaggtagctattaaatagttattaactatttaatagctattgtacctggttaaaataaatacaaagttgcctgtaaaataaatattaatcctaaaatagctacaatataattataatttatattgtagctatattagggtttattttacaggtaagtatttagctttaaataggaataatttatttaataagagttaatttatttcattagataaaaattatatttaacttaggggggtgttagggttagagttagacttagctttaggggttaataaatttaatagagtagcggtgaggtccggtcggcagattaggtgttaatacttgaagttaggtgtcggtgatgttagggagggcagattaggggttaatactatttattatagggttattgaggcaggagtgaggcggattaggggttaataactttattatagtagcggtgaggtccggtcggcagattaggggttaataagtgtaggtaggtggcggcgacattgggggcggcagattaggggttaataaatataatttaggggtcagcggtgttaggggcagcagattaagggtacatagggataacgtaggtggcggcggtgtacggagcggcagataaggggttaaaaaaatatgcaggggtcagcgatagcgggggcggcagattaggggttaataagtgtaaggttaggggtgtttagactcggggtacatgttagggtgttaggtgcagacttaggaagtgtttccccataggaaacaatggggctgcattaggagctgaacgctgcttttttgcaggtgttagtttttttttcagctcaaacggccccattgtttcctatgggggaatcgtgcatgagcacgttttttaagctggccgcgtccgtaagcaacgctggtatttagagttgcagtggcggtaaatatgctctacgctccctttttggagcctaacgcagcccttctgtgaactctaaataccagcggtatttaaaaggtgcggggaaaaaaaagcacgcgtagctaacgcacccctttggccgcagaactctaaatctagcggtttatattctttcctgaaaagcatatctagatgggctcagtagcttctgattggtggttgcacatagatgcctcatgtgattggctcaccaatgtgcattgctaattctttaacaaaggatatctaaagattgcagcaaattagataatagaagtaaattagaaagttgtttaaaattgtattctctatctgaatcatgaaagaaaaattttgggtttaattgcCCTTTAAAGTCACATTTTGTGCATTTTGAAACAAAACATGTTTATCAATAAGCGCTATACAAgcattaggaattaaagggacattaaacccaaaatatttatttcattattcagaaagagaagaacatttttaaaaagtttccaatttacttctattatcaaatatgcttccttctcatgatattctttgttgaagagatacctaggtaggtagtgtgcacgtgcctgaagcactgcatgacaggaaatagtgctgccatctagtgctcctgctaatttctaacattgttacaaaactgctgctatatacagggagtgcagaattattaggcaaatgagtattttgaccacatcatcctctttatgcatgttgtcttactccaagctgtataggctcgaaagcctactaccaattaagcatattaggtgatgtgcatctctgtaatgagaaggggtgtggtctaatgacatcaacaccctatatcaggtgtgcataattattaggcaacttcctttcctttggcaaaatgggtcaaaagaaggacttgacatgctcagaaaagtcaaaaatagtgagatatcttgcagagggatgcagcactcttaaaattgcaaagcttctgaagcgtgatcatcgaacaatcaagcgtttcattcaaaatagtcaacagggtcgcaagaagcgtgtggaaaaaccaaggcgcaaaataactgcccatgaactgagaaaagtcaagcgtgcagctgccaagatgccacttgccaccagtttggccatatttcagagctgcaacatcactggagtgcccaaaagcacaaggtgtgcaatactcagagacatggccaaggtaagaaaggctgaaagacgaccaccactgaacaagacacacaagctgaaacgtcaagactgggccaagaaatatctcaagactgatttttctaaggttttatggactgatgaaatgagagtgagtcttgatgggccagatggatgggcccgtggctggattggtaaagggcagagagctccagtccgactcagacgccagcaaggtggaggtggagtactggtttgggctggtatcatcaaagatgagcttgtggggccttttcgggttgaggatggagtcaagctcaactcccagtcctactgccagtttctggaagacacctttttcaagcagtggtacaggaagaagtctgcatccttcaagaaaagcatgattttcatgcaggacaatgctccatcacacgcgtccaagtactccacagcgtggctggcaagaaagggtataaaagaagaaaatctaatgacatggcctccttgttcacctgatctgaaccccattgagaacctgtggtccatcatcaaatgtgagatttacaaggagggaaaacagtacacctctctgaagagtgtctgggaggctgtggttgctgctgcacgcaatgttgatggtgaacagatcaaaacactgacagaatccatggatggcaggcttttgagtgtccttgcaaagaaaggtggctatattggtcactgatttgtttttgttttgtttttgaatgtcagaaatgtatatttgtgaatgttgagatgttatattggtttcactggtaaaaataaatacttgaaatgggtatatatttgttttttgttaagttgcctaataattatgcacagtaatagtcacctgcacacacagatatccccctaaaatagctataactaaaaacaaactaaaaactacttccaaaactattcagctttgatattaatgaattttttgggttcattgagaacatggttgttgttcaataataaaattaatcctcaaaaatacaacttgcctaataattctgcactctctgtagtgctgcagacatgtgcacacttctgatcttacatccttgcttttcaacaaaggataacaagaaaacttgataacagaaggaaattggaaagttggttaaaatagtatgctctttctgaatcatgaaagaaaatttgtatgtctctttaagataacaGAGAATATGTAATATTTAGATAAACTAGATTTCTCTGTCTTCTGTCTGCATCAAATGAGGGCTGCATTATTTATGGGGTAGATACTTTCATATTCAAACTTCTATGGGATTGATCTCAATTCTTTAGAAAAACGTATTAAATGAGTTATctaaaaaaatccccatagacattaaagggacactaaacctaaaatttttctttcataattcaggtaaaaaaatacaattttaaacaaattccaatttacttctattatctaatttgcttcattctttagatatcctttgttgaagaaatagcaatgcatatgggtgagccaatcacacaagacatctatgtgcagccaccaatcagcagctactgagcatatctagatatgcttttcagcaaaggatataaagcgaatgaagcaaattagataatagaagtaaattagaaaggtgtttaaaattgcatgctctttctaaatcatgaaagaaaaaaaattgggtttcatgtccctttaatggctatttTCTGTAGAAGAACATTGGataaaacttttctaaaggattctgATCGAGCGCTATTAGTTTTACTTTTTTCTAAGAGATAAGAGTATTAGTACAAAAATAAGCTAAAGCAATTCATTTTTGCACTATGTCAATATAATATAGGAGCTCACTTGTATACCTACTCAGATTAAACCCATATATATTTTGTTAACAAGAGAACCAGTGTTACTACAGTGACTGCCTGACTGTAATGCACTCAAGAGTACCAAGATTAGAAAGAAGGGTTTCTTCTTTTCCACATAAGCTCTTTTGGGATTATTAGTATAATTTGGGTCCCttctcaaaaatacatttttttagctgAATAATCAATGTGATCAATGATACCACAATAACCTGCTATGTATACTGGTGCCTTTATTTGAAATGGGGGCTTGTCAGCTTTCACACATGAGATCTGAGGTTTTATGATGAGCGGTTATAGGCCCCTGGAGACCAACACCAAAGTATAAGACTACATTTTTAATTGTGTCCTTATTTACAGAAAGAGAAACACTCAACTAGgagcaaacaacagctcagtagatcTATGGGGAGATACCACCTGGAACAGCTTCTTttaacccaattgtgcttttctcaGAGAACTTTCCTGAGGTATGGCAGTCTGATCCCACATAAATAGGACAATCTAGCCTGAAATAACAGACAATCCTccaccagacaatcgtttcagccttctgcaACCCTTTTCAGTGAGGTACAGTCATAGCCATCTAAGAACCTTGGGCAGGGAGTCCACCTCTGGTTTCCCCCAACCCTCTTAGGGCATcataatatacatatttacagaaacAGAAGTGCTCAACAAGGAATGAACAACAGTTAGCTTACTGTTTGGCTGGTCACCACCTGAGAGCAGAAGCAGCCTTTAGCTCAATTTCACAGGGACTTTACTGAAGTATATTAATTTGATCTCACCTGCAAAGGATGGTCCAGACCCAAAtaaccaggtaattctcctctgaatgAGGAACATGGCCAAGGCTGGacagggaaatcagaccagccttgGAAATTTCTGAAGACTGACCCAGTCTCAGCTTTCGCCCCCCCTGGCCTAGCCAAAACCTCCCACACACACATTTGGCAGAGAGACTACATCTGGTTTCTCTTATCACATTTAGGGTGACCCTCAGGGttataatatacatatttacaaaatGAGAAGCACTCAACAAGGAACAAACAACAGTTTGCAAGTGGTAACCCACCAAAGAACAAGCCACAAAGCTTGTTCCTGGTTGAGTGTTTCTGTGTATATTTGCATTATGACCCTGGGTAAATCGCTGCATCTTATTGACAAGGCCCACAAATGGTTGAAACAATCATCTGGGTTTGCCTGGCATTTTGTAACTGGACCATTCTTTTTAGGTGGGCTCAGACGGTTATACTGAagaaaagttctcctctgtgaaaggcaggATTGGGCTAAAAGAGGATGCTCCCACAAggctacccaccaaagaacaagctactgaaccATTGTTCATTTATGGTTGAGTGTACCAAATGGATGTGCACaatgggcgggggggggggagcAAGGGGGACATTTTCCACCTTGAATTTTCCTCCCCACTTGGAGTACAAACCACAGAAAAAAAGACAATTAAATGTCctccttttttcccttcttttaatCCCCCTTAATGTAGCTCCGTTTTAGAGGAAGAAGTATAGTATTCTCAGAATTATAtggcattctggaatttatagtttaCTATTTCAATCTCAGTTTTATGATTCTGCAGTTCTGGTATCGTATTCCcagtataaataaatgaataaatacaattatatgctccttctattttcatttataaggaATCTGGATGAAGACGTTCATtttattaaacccccaaaaaagaaaaaaagaaatgtataaatgtgtattaaagTTTAGCAAATAGTGActctaaaatgtatatattatcttggaacatttccttttttttgcttccccttgaaaaatgtttgtGGATGCCCATGGCGTCCCACCATCCAGTTTCCCATTCTTCTGCAATTTTTacttattggggcatatttatcaaagtctggcggacctgaccaggtccgccagacctcgctgaatacggcgagcaatacgctcgccgtattcagcattgcaccagcagctcacaagagctgctggtgcaatgccaccccctgcagactcgcggccaatgggccgccagcaggggggtgtcaatcaacccgatcatactcaatagggttgtattgtggcgatgtctgtccgcctgctcagagcaggcggacaggttatggagcagcagtctttgtgaccgctacttcataactgctgtttctggcgagtcttcagactcgccagaaacaggggccatcaagctccatacggagattgataaatagagcccattatCTGTAAAGTAAAGTCATGCCACTCCCAATGGCAGCTAGAAAAGCCTATGGTTATTGCAAGCCTCTTCCTTTGTTAAAGTAAAGGTGGTTGTGTTGATTGGATGACATTTACACCATTTTAGAAGTAATTTAGACAATGGCAAATTCTTATCATTCACATTATATGGGCTAAAATTAAAAGCAGACAATTAAAAGTGATACATATACATTTGCCTTTTTAATACATGGCCTCAACAAAATGATTTATAGAGATGATAATTTTGTATATTTACTGTCCTTGTTAATGTTTGTATTTGAGCTCCTATACGCATTTCACTATTTTATTGATTGGATAAACAAGTGCTTGTGGGTGCTGGTTCTGTTTGATGAATGATTATAATCTATGAATGTCTATGAAGCAAAATCCCTTTCTCCTTccacttttattataattattcATTTACATATACAATATTTTAAAGGTAACAAAGGTGAAATGGGTGAAAACGGACCTCCAGGAATGCCAGGAAGAAATGGGGCAACAGGATTGCAAGGATACCCCGGGATAAAAGGCCAAAAGGGGCAAACAGGTCCACCAGGGAATTCCTACAAGCTTCACTACGCAGCATTTTCTGTTGCCCGTCGAAAATCATTTCACAGCTCTGATTATTTCAATATTGTTATTTTTGACACTGAATTTGTAaacttatataagcactttaacaTGTTCTCCGGAGCTTTTATCTGCTATGTTCCTGGGGTGTATTTCTTCAACCTGAATGTGCACACCTGGAACCTGAAAGAGACCTACTTACATATCATGAAAAATGATCAGGAAATGGCTATCCTGTACGCCCAGCCCAGTGACCGCAGCATAATGCAGAGTCAAAGCCTCATGCTGGAACTAACAGAGAAGGATGAAGTATGGGTTAGAATGTTTAAGCGAGAACGAGAAAATGCTATCTACAATGATGAATCTGATGTATACATAATCTTCAATGGTTACTTGGTGAAGCCAGCCATGGAATAAAAATGTACAATTCTCTCTGACTAAAGGATACCTGTGACAGTAAAGAAATTCTGCATGTTTACTGCTAAACTGTTGGCATTTAaatcaacaaaacaaaataatctaaaaaacatgCATATGAGTGAGCAATAATAAAAGGGATAGTGTATTGTAATATtgtctctcctttaatgtgttcccaattatccattttacctgttggagtgtatcaaattatttacaaatacctcctttacttttattttgatgtttgaaaTAGCCACTTTTTTCTGTTGAAAACTCCACCTATACTAAAGATTTCAATACTGCAGTGATGGCcacagaaaagatatgtaaacaaaagGAATCAAAATAAAACAATCGTCAGGtttggggtgggagagagagagaacctaGAGTTTCTGAatcagctttaaagggatattaaacagtggtaaaaagaaaaatgaatacaaaaagaaacagacggctagattacgagttgtgcgttagggttaaaaagcagcgttaagaggttctaacgctgctttttaacacccgctggtattacgagtcttgcaggtacaggtgtaccgctcacttttttggccagactcggaaatactgcaaatccacttacgtcaattgcgtatcctatattttcaatgggacttgcatagcgccggtattacgagtctgaccaaaagtgagcggtagaccctctcctgtcaagactggtactgcattttaaagtcagtagttaagagttttacactacaacgctgtagcataaaactcttaactaaagtgcttaaaagttcattaacacccataaactacctattaacccctaaaccgaggcccccccacatcgcaaacactaaaataattattttaacccctaatctgccaaaccggacatcgccgccactctaataaatatattaacccctaaaccgccgcactccagcattccaaacactagttaaatattattaacccctaatctgcctgccctaacatcgccgacacctacctacatttattaacccctaatctgccgcccccaacgttgccgccactataataaagttattaacccctaaacctgtctaaccctaaacctaacaccccctaactgaaatataattttaataaatctaaataaaattactatcattaactatattattcctatttaaaactaaatacttacctgtaaaataaaccctaagctagctacaatttaactaatagttacattgtatctagctcatggtttatttttattttacaggcaagtttgtatttattttaactaggtacaatagttattaaatagttattaactatttaataactacctagctaaaataaagacaaatttacctgtaaaataaaacctaacctatgttacaattacacctaacactacactataattataattaattaaaatgtaaaaaatattatctaaaaaaaaccctctaaattacagaaaataataaaataattacaagaattttaaactaattacacctactctaatccccctaacaaaataaaaaagccccccaaaataaaaaagccctaccctacactaaattacaaatagcccttaaaaagggccttttgcggggcattgccccaaagtaatcaggtcttttacctgtaaaaaaagtacaatacccccccccaacattaaaacccaccacccacacacccaaccctactctaaaacccacccaatacccccttaataaaacctaacactaaccccttgaagatcaccctaccttgagaagtcttcacccaaccaggccgaagtcctcaacaaagccgggtgaagtggtcttccaggcaggcagaagtcttcatcaaagccgggaagaagaggtcctccagacgggcagaagtcttcatccaggcggcatcttctatcttcatccatccggcgcggctccatcttcaagatatctgacgcggagcatcctcttcaaacaatgtccaactgaagaatgaaggttcctttaaaggacgtcatccaagatggcgtcccttcaattctttcagccaatcggaattgaagggacgccatcttggatgacgtcattttaaggaaccttcattcttcagttggacgtcgtttgaagaagatgctccacgtcggatgtcttgaagatggagacgctccgcgctggatggatgaagattgaagatgctgcctggatgaagacttctgcccgtctggaggacctcttcttcccggcttggatgaagacttctgcccgtctggaggaccacttcgcccggcttcgttgaggactttggccaggttgggtgaagactactcaaggtaggtgtcaggttaggtaatgtccagaagaagacacaaatgctagggcaaactaaaataacacccttgcactctgtgTTTAAtctaggacgtgaccccacgacaactactataaaacacggtactcacgatatggagcagtgttggtctgggtCCTCTGGAAAGGGTAAAGTAAATCTTGATTGTTGCAGGTAAAACTTCAGAATAGGTTACCTAAAACAAACAGTCAATAAGGAAGAATTAGGTAACTTGAAATCTGGTACTTTGAGGGTTAAGCTCAGCGTGGTCAATGAAGCAGAGTttgacaacttgtaatctggcagtttgtgggttaagcaatagagtagtcgtatatgcagagtttggcaacttgtaatcaggcagtttgagggttaagcaatagagtagtcgtatatgcagagtttggcaacttataatcaggcagtttgagggttaagcaatagagtagtcgtatatgcagagttttgcaacttgtaatcaggcagttggagggttaagcagtagaatagtcttatatgcagagtttggcaacttgtaatcaggcagtttgagggttaagcaatagagtagtcgtatatgcagagtttggcaacttgtattcaggcagtttgagggttaagcagtagagtagtcttatatgcagagtttggcaacttgtaatcaggcagtttgagggttaagcaatagagtagtcatatatgcagagtttggcaacttgtaatcaggcagtttgagggttaagcaatagagtaggtGTATAtgtagagtttggcaacttgtaatcaggcagtttgagggttaagcagtagagtagtcgatcaggcaaaggttcaggaacagGACAATTCAAAGCAAGAGTACTCACGATAGCCACAGGAAAGAAACAAACAATCAGGCACCGGAGGATAGAGAGCCCGGAATAAGAAGCCGgtcctgacgtcagcagaagggatGGCTCAGAGAGAGGAAGACGTTACCCGGCAACCAGACACACCGGAAGAGCCGCTGGGACCTCCGGCGGTGaacgtgacagtgccccctcctcaaggacccctccgggggacccgaccaggcTTGGCAGGCTACTTAatatgaaaagacttgacaagagcaggagcatgtacatgagaagcaggttcccaagatcgttccgtGATAGGATAACCTTttcaatggaccaggtagtacaaccGATCGCCCcatagcttggaatccagaatctggCTGACTTTCAAACTCTGAAGTACCCTCTACAGAGAGCGGAGGAGGAGGTTTAATCTTGATGGAGTACCGGTTGTAGATAACTGGCTTGagaagagacacatgaaacacAGGATGGATTTTGAGGGTCTTAGGTAAGGTCAGACCATAAGCTGAAGAACAAGCTTTAGAAACAATTCGAAAGGGtccaatgtatttgggacccaattttgtaCAGGGTTGTTTTAGACGAATGAATCTGGTGGACAaccatactctgtctccagtacgaagtaaaggagccttacaccttctgcgatc
It contains:
- the C1QTNF8 gene encoding complement C1q tumor necrosis factor-related protein 8: MKLSGLIIIFLVSADAVAPRTFIWQEIRNSPCVRCCDPTEKPVSPNNGKEFIYYSMPRIQPRIDLTILKGNKGEMGENGPPGMPGRNGATGLQGYPGIKGQKGQTGPPGNSYKLHYAAFSVARRKSFHSSDYFNIVIFDTEFVNLYKHFNMFSGAFICYVPGVYFFNLNVHTWNLKETYLHIMKNDQEMAILYAQPSDRSIMQSQSLMLELTEKDEVWVRMFKRERENAIYNDESDVYIIFNGYLVKPAME